A genomic window from Pecten maximus chromosome 4, xPecMax1.1, whole genome shotgun sequence includes:
- the LOC117324908 gene encoding ribonucleases P/MRP protein subunit POP1-like encodes MMANQKGTKRKREVDVDTLKDAPREVRVVEYVENRAAEIKALQKYLGESRGNRLVMQLLPKGLRRRALSHNIKRLPRRLREAAKKEYVNRDTKSRRKPPSRKFRRRPKNLLDEYNRRQRKHVWLETHIWHAKRFKMEEKWGYKIPIQPTDKSKRASYRSTKRHCLIQDHSYMCCIELKGPEHCLLDGLSHMTNNSTGQTFAAKGCLSGIREGLTMLYSCDHYPLGAIGCASFLWKPLTGSDVTLTNIRQLWIWVHPGCHGEVCQNLEKSFLLSKEMKYQNKGMEVWTETSEENTQISDTDNDETQGKVDTQVESMKINETVENGCQDNNKTSNNNSVKPNLNRSQKTDSGSEKELVTWEMKVGEVEMESLKDCLVRFCLTGPMSQTVLSQTLQVADIIPQGSRDLWWQQFYSKDHMAIGHTQQRQFWNEVTKCRSPGELTPHLVMGLTVRDPRILMPDIRTKATENQEVETDPCVMSEAPVPDVSLSAIWDPTVRSNVKETKMTDHQLNKLKSEHLIPGTPLELGQRESKIPIILIQNPGVRSRSKGQSSTAPSYGSGWDIVIPAGWSMAFWVGFNYRCARAGGLQESESVAHEQGVLHFPQGYPDTVVGREDERNLHHQLLDTYNKKPPAKRPNYTKLGIQCPFQFPWRSLVKQWAMKEGMEEKWNQTGDEFYVLKDKGILKEVSKVLTEFTDRKLSKENKEGLSTNMVSRNHQFLSLVSKNTNCLVPVEIAMATRGCPERFANISIPTQEDLARLVSDPKSGGPTEMVHKTRNEKEDMKKTKKQKLDKNSEKRSIGKMEDSHTAGNEEGPSQSETHNVDEMSVDLIGNCSRSVIGYIKEGGFMLGVGNGRGLGFVSIIGLIKLLGTLPHKLPCTVLVRNPTSYQYRYANLHVLY; translated from the exons ATGGCCAACCAAAAAGGAACCAAGCGTAAAAGGGAGGTGGATGTTGATACACTTAAAGATGCACCTCGAG AGGTTAGGGTAGTAGAGTATGTGGAGAATCGAGCAGCAGAGATCAAAGCCCTGCAGAAGTATCTTGGCGAGTCAAGGGGAAACCGCCTTGTTATGCAGCTTCTCCCTAAAGGTCTGAGACGGCGAGCCCTTAGTCACAACATCAAACGGCTACCACGGCGACTCCGGGAGGCGGCCAAAAAAGAG TATGTCAACCGTGATACAAAGTCACGAAGAAAACCCCCAAGTCGTAAGTTTCGTCGACGACCAAAGAATTTACTGGACGAGTACAACAGAAGGCAACGAAAACATGTTTGGTTAGAGACACACATTTGGCATGCCAAACGATTTAAAATGGAGGAAAAATGGGGGTACAAAATTCCAATACAGCCTACAGATAAAAGCAAGAGGGCATCCTATAGGTCAACTAAACGCCATTGTCTCATTCAG GACCATTCGTACATGTGTTGTATAGAGCTGAAAGGGCCAGAGCATTGTCTATTGGATGGTCTGAGTCACATGACCAATAATTCCACAG GTCAAACTTTTGCAGCCAAAGGCTGTCTGTCTGGGATAAGGGAAGGTCTGACAATGCTCTACTCGTGTGATCACTATCCTCTGGGGGCCATCGGCTGTGCCTCATTTCTATGGAAACCTCTGACAGGAAGTGATGTCACACTGACAAATATTAGGCAGTTATGGATTTGGGTCCACCCTGGTTGTCATGGTGAAGTCTGTCAGAATCTGGAGAAGTCTTTCCTGTTATCCaaggaaatgaaatatcaaaacaagGGCATGGAAGTTTGGACAGAAACTTCGGAAGAGAATACACAAATTTCTGATACTGACAATGATGAAACACAGGGAAAAGTTGATACTCAGGTTGAAAGTATGAAGATAAATGAAACCGTGGAAAACGGTTGTCAAGACAACAATAAGACATCAAACAACAATTCTGTGAAACCAAACTTAAACAGATCACAAAAAACTGACAGTGGCAGTGAGAAAGAGCTTGTGACCTGGGAGATGAAAGTTGGGGAAGTGGAGATGGAGTCATTGAAGGATTGTCTTGTTCGATTCTGTCTGACAGGTCCTATGTCACAAACAGTTCTATCACAAACACTTCAG GTGGCTGATATAATACCACAAGGAAGCAGGGACTTATGGTGGCAGCAATTTTACAGCAAGGATCACATGGCCATTGGTCATACACAGCAAAGACAATTCTGGAATGAGGTCACTAAGTGCAGATCTCCAGGGGAGCTAACTCCCCACTTAGTGATGGGTTTAACAGTAAGAGACCCCAGGATCTTGATGCCTGATATCAGAACCAAGGCCACAGAAAATCAGGAGG TGGAGACTGACCCTTGTGTAATGTCCGAAGCTCCTGTACCAGACGTGTCCTTATCAGCCATTTGGGATCCAACTGTGAGATCAAATGTCAAAGAAACCAAAATGACAGATCACCAACTCAATAAACTCAAGTCAGAGCATCTGATACCAG GAACTCCTCTAGAGTTAGGCCAAAGGGAATCCAAAATCCCCATAATCCTTATCCAGAATCCTGGagttaggtcaaggtcaaaaggtcaaagcAGTACAGCTCCCAGTTACGGCAGTGGATGGGACATTGTAATTCCAGCAGGATGGAGCATGGCATTCTGGGTAGGATTTAATTACAGGTGTGCACGAGCAGGTGGACTTCAGGAGTCCGAAAGTGTTGCTCATGAGCAGGGAGTACTGCACTTTCCACAAGGTTACCCGGATACTGTTGTAGGTAGGGAAGATGAGAGAAACCTACATCATCAGTTATTGGATACATACAACAAGAAGCCACCTGCCAAGCGTCCTAATTATACCAAGCTCGGTATACAATGCCCATTCCAATTCCCCTGGAGAAGCCTTGTGAAGCAGTGGGCAATGAAAGAAGGGATGGAAGAAAAGTGGAATCAAACTGGAGATGAATTTTATGTATTGAAAGACAAGGGAATTTTGAAGGAAGTGAGTAAAGTTCTAACAGAGTTTACAGATAGAAAGCTGTCCAAAGAAAACAAAGAAGGTCTATCTACAAACATGGTTTCCAGGAACCACCAATTTCTGAGCCTTGTAAGCAAGAATACTAACTGTCTGGTTCCTGTGGAGATTGCAATGGCTACTCGTGGTTGTCCTGAACGATTTGCAAACATATCCATCCCAACACAAGAGGATTTGGCTCGACTTGTATCTGACCCAAAATCTGGTGGTCCAACAGAAATGGTGCATAAAACAAGGAATGAAAAGGAagacatgaaaaaaacaaagaaacaaaagttAGATAAAAATAGTGAAAAACGTTCAATAGGAAAAATGGAGGATTCTCATACCGCTGGAAATGAGGAAGGCCCTTCTCAGAGTGAAACGCATAATGTTGATGAGATGAGTGTTGACCTTATTGGTAACTGCAGTCGTTCAGTGATTGGTTACATAAAGGAAGGAGGATTCATGTTGGGAGTGGGGAATGGCAGGGGCCTAGGATTTGTCTCAATCATTGGACTTATCAAACTGTTGGGTACATTGCCACACAAACTACCTTGTACAGTGTTAGTGAGAAACCCAAcgtcctatcagtataggtatgCCAACCTACATGTTCTTTATTAA